The Myxococcus fulvus genome has a window encoding:
- the fdxA gene encoding ferredoxin FdxA: MAYVVADPCIKCKYTDCVEVCPVNCFYEGANFLVIHPDECIDCGACEPVCPTKAIFPETELPAKWKEYKALNADFSSKWPNIAEKKASLPEAEEYKDKEDKRSLLNDAPGGK, encoded by the coding sequence ATGGCCTACGTCGTCGCGGACCCTTGCATCAAGTGCAAGTACACAGACTGTGTCGAGGTCTGCCCGGTCAACTGTTTCTACGAGGGTGCGAACTTCCTGGTCATCCACCCGGACGAGTGCATCGACTGTGGCGCGTGCGAGCCCGTGTGCCCCACCAAGGCCATCTTCCCGGAGACCGAGCTCCCCGCGAAGTGGAAGGAGTACAAGGCGCTGAACGCGGACTTCTCGTCCAAGTGGCCCAACATCGCGGAGAAGAAGGCGTCCCTCCCCGAGGCCGAGGAGTACAAGGACAAGGAGGACAAGCGCTCCCTCCTGAACGACGCGCCCGGCGGCAAGTAG